A single region of the Triticum dicoccoides isolate Atlit2015 ecotype Zavitan chromosome 2B, WEW_v2.0, whole genome shotgun sequence genome encodes:
- the LOC119364371 gene encoding protein phosphatase methylesterase 1-like — protein sequence MEPAPLSSLQEEGEPDESSSSSAFSAAAVPPRPATHHSLQKYAPLDWSAYFDEERPVAIPDTEDVFNVYMAGSEGPVVFCLHGGGYSGLSFALAANQIKGKARVVAMDLRGHGKSSTSDDLDLSIETLTNDVIAVIRTLYGDPPPAIILVGHSMGGSVAVHVAARRAIHNLHGLVVVDVVEGTAMASLIHMQKILLNRAQHFPSIEKAIEWSVKGGPLRNIDSARISIPSTLKYDESKECYTYRTPLEKTEKYWKGWYEGLSDKFLSCPVQKILLLAGTDRLDRALTIGQMQGKFQMIVVRHTGHAIQEDVPEEFASHILNFISRNKIGPNGVEIPSLIKKWQH from the exons ATGGAGCCCGCGCCGCTCTCCTCGCTGCAGGAGGAAGGGGAACCCGACGAatcgtcctcctcctccgccttctccgccgccgccgtgccgccaCGCCCCGCCACGCA CCACTCGCTCCAGAAGTACGCGCCGCTGGACTGGTCGGCCTACTTCGACGAGGAGCGCCCCGTCGCCATCCCCGACACCGAGGAC GTTTTCAATGTGTACATGGCCGGATCGGAAGGGCCCGTCGTGTTCTGTCTGCACGGAGGCGGCTACTCTGG GCTTTCATTTGCGCTAGCAGCTAATCAGATAAAGGGAAAGGCTCGTGTTGTTGCCATGGATTTACGGGGACATGGGAAATCTTCCACAAGTGATGATTTGGATCTGTCCATTGAA ACTCTTACCAATGATGTAATAGCTGTTATACGTACATTATATGGAGATCCGCCACCAGCAATTATACTTGTTGGTCATAG CATGGGTGGTTCAGTGGCTGTACATGTGGCTGCAAGAAGAGCAATTCATAATCTTCATGGTCTTGTTGTTGTTGATGTGGTTGAG GGAACAGCAATGGCTTCATTGATTCATATGCAGAAAATCTTATTAAATCGAGCACAGCACTTCCCGAGCATTGAAAAAGCA ATTGAATGGAGTGTCAAAGGTGGGCCGCTACGGAACATCGATTCTGCGCGTATCTCTATTCCATCTACCTTGAAGTATGATGAATCAAAGGAATG CTATACATACCGTACTCCTCTTGAGAAAACAGAGAAGTACTGGAAAGGATG GTACGAAGGTCTTTCAGACAAGTTCTTATCTTGTCCTGTACAAAAGATACTATTATTAGCTGGCACCGATAGATTGGACAG AGCTTTAACAATTGGTCAAATGCAAGGGAAGTTTCAAATGATAGTAGTTCGACACACTGGACATGCCATACAG GAAGATGTACCTGAAGAATTTGCATCACACATACTGAACTTCATATCTCGCAACAAAATAGGGCCCAATGGTGTTGAG ATACCCAGCCTCATAAAAAAATGGCAGCATTAA